The following proteins are co-located in the Scomber scombrus chromosome 2, fScoSco1.1, whole genome shotgun sequence genome:
- the LOC133987282 gene encoding E3 ubiquitin-protein ligase TRIM39-like, with protein sequence MSAASCSEQQTPKPEDKMCMKHDKPLELFCKTDQTFVCMLCSVLDHKSHDVVPLKEEYEGKKAELGKTEAEIQEMIQKRRLKIQEIKHSVDLSEEAADREKAEGVQVFTALKESVERSLNELIETIEEKQRTTEKQAEDFIKELEQEISELKKRSSEVEKLSHSEDHLHLLQNFLSLKAAPPTKDWTEVSIRPSYEGTVVKAVAQLDEMLSKHMKKLFEAELKRVQQYAVDVTLNPDTAHPKLILSDDGKQVYDSDVEKKPPKKSERFLNYTNVLGKQSFSSGRFYFEVQVKGKTEWNLGVARESVDRKGLMELKPEKGYWAILLTNGNEYFACNNPLVDLSLKSPPQKVGVFVDYEEGLVSFYDVDAAALIYSFTGCSFTEKLYPYFGPCLNNGGKNSAPLIICPVNQTE encoded by the coding sequence ATGTCTGCTGCCAGCTGCTCAGAGCAACAAACTCCCAAACCAGAAGACAAGATGTGCATGAAGCACGAtaaacctctggagctgttctgtaagaccGACCAGACATTTGTCTgcatgctctgctctgttttagaccACAAGTCACATGATGttgttcctctgaaagaagaatatgaaggaaagaaggcagagctggggaagacagaggctgaaattcagGAGATGATCCAGAAGAGACGACTGAAGATTCAAGAGATCAAACATTCAGTTGACCTCAgtgaggaagctgcagacagagagaaagcagaaggtgttcaggtcttcaccgctctgaaggagtctgttgagagaagcctgaatgagctcattgagacgattgaagagaagcaaagaacaacagagaaacaggctgaagacttcatcaaagagctggaacaggaaatctctgagctgaagaagagaagctctgaggtggagaagctctcacactctgaagaccacctccacctcctccaaaacttcctgtccctgaaagctgctccacccaccaaagactggacagaggTCAGCATCCGTCCATCATATGAGGGGACTGTGGTGAaagctgtggctcagctggaCGAGATGCTCAGTAAACATATGAAGAAgctgtttgaggctgagctgaagagggtccagcagtatgcagtggatgtgactcttaatcctgatacagcacatcctaaactcatcctgtctgatgatgggaaacaagtaTATGATAGTGATGTGGAGAAGAAACCCCCCAAAAAGTCAGagagatttttaaattatacaaatgtgttaggaaagcagagtttctcttcaggcagattttactttgaggttcaggttaaagGGAAGACTGAGTGGAATTTAGGAGTGGCCAGAGAGTCGGTTGACAGGAAGGGACTAATGGAACTGAAGCCTGAGAAAGGTTACTGGGCTATACTTTTGACAAATGGAAATGAGTACTTTGCTTGTAATAACCCTTTAGTCGATCTTTCTCTGAAGTCTCCtcctcagaaggtgggggtgtttgtggattatgaggagggtctggtctccttttatgacgtagatgctgcagctcttatctactcctttactggctgctccttcactgagaaactctacccATACTTTGGTCCCTGTCTTAATAATGGTGGTAAAAACTCCGCCCCTCTGATCATctgtcctgtcaatcaaactgagTAA